A region of the Vigna unguiculata cultivar IT97K-499-35 chromosome 9, ASM411807v1, whole genome shotgun sequence genome:
TGAGGATTGATCCCTTCACCTCAGACTCCAACAGATTAACCAATGGTCAATGTGGCATCAACTGTTAGTTCCTTACAAACATTCATTTTCTGTTGGTATTCCCTCTTGTCTGGAGACACTCAAGGTTGCTGTCGTGTATATAGCAAGAATTTTCAGCCTATCAAAGTTGTTTGGAGGATTGAGCCCCTGAAATTGATGGGAATGTACCCTCTCTGTAGCATTCGTATTTCTATTGTTTATTTATCCACATGTCCTTACAAGAATAGTAGTAATGTTGAGGTGtatgcattatatttttttcccacaaaatataaattgtttatgCGAATATTTATTGAAAGCGAACAAGGTGCTGTGTTTTTTGTTCCTTTACATGTCCTCTCATCTGTTGATTGTTCCTTCTCTATCTCCAGAAGGGGACGGAGCAATTTAGAAATGAATGACAATTATTATGGAGACGCCTTTGTTTCAGAAGAATTGAGGGGTGTTTGAAAATGTATTCAAACAGTACTGTGTGCACCTAAACTATTGTTCAGCTTGTCTTTTTATATTCAATGTCTTCGGAATAGTAACTAAAAGAatcaatgaataaaatatttattaaaatttgcgatagaaataattaagtattatattttaataaaaatgatttcacTTTTGTAATCATAAATCCTGTATTCACTATTGCTTgctgaaattaaaaaagatgaaTAGTTAGTGGGGTCCATTATTAGTTCCTATCGTAATGAAAGGAAACAGGATAGCAGCCAGTTTAGAAAGCCAACATAGATTAGCCGCTTTAAAATGTTTGCTTTATTGCCTTTGTGCTTAGGCTTTTAGCCAACCAAAAACAATTGTCATAGACATGTTactagttaatatttttaaacaaattaaactcAACTTTTGATTTAAAATCGGTTAAATAGATGAGTGAAGTTTAGATTACTAGTTATTTTACAATTCATGTCCAAGTTTCAAGAATTTAACTCAACATGATGCCTTTATATAGCCTATTGATGGTTACCACTTCAGAAAATGCCTCAGGAGAAATTCGATTGGCAGTGTAATTTTATATTCTCAAGAATCATATTATTTGGAAATCTTATTCAgaaatgataaatatttgtttcagTGTCTAAtaacataagaaaataatattttaaaacttgattttaaaattgaaaaacaaaataaaaaagaaagatgcAAGACACGGATATACGTTAACGATAATTTAGCTAATTGGTGCAGTAAAGTTTATGGTCTGCAACTGTTGTTAGTAGAAAAGGGACTCACTTGTCGCCATCACAGTTTGTCTAGGAAATTTTGCTATTATTGGCAACCAAtggttgttttctttttcacttaCCTATTGGTTGCTACTGGGAACTTCCCTGTGCAACAAAATGAATAGATAAATCTGCATGACTGAAATTTAACTGCCAAAAGTGAGATTCTGTCTTGGAATTCAGAGATCGACTtcgaaaatgggaaaaagaaaCACATGCTTGCATCAGAAGATGTCGTAGCAGCAGCGAAGCACAAgccagaagaaaaaaaatgctgcATATGCTAAAGCAGTTGATTCCATTAGAAGATGAACACGTTTATAAAGGTCAATAATCAGTTACTTGTAAAAATTGACAAGAATACATTACAAGAGCTGATTTTGATTTGAccatgaagatgaaaatgaaatggCAAAATATAAAAAGGACAAAACCAATATTCCATTCTCAATTCCTTATAAATGTAATCTGTGAGGGTGAAATCCAAAATAAGTTATTGGAGTAAGCATGAAGTTCTTGACCTGAATGGAAACAAAGTACTTTATTTGAAACATCCTAATCCTCCTCATCGTCCTCTAGAAAGATCCTCTTGCATGCTTCGTAGCACATAAAAGAGATTCCAGCGGCTGGTATCAACTTCATGCAACTTGGTACCAACCCTCTGTATAAACCTTGGATCCCTTCTTGTTCTAGTATGCATGCAAGGGCATGAAACACATTCTTGTAAACCTGTCTTCCACTGAGGGTACCAAGCTGCATTTGCTTGCGAGCTACCTCCATTGGAAAagttgaactacttgaaatagCACCAGCTACAGAACCAATCAAAAGGGTCTCAATATTCCCCACTTTCTCTTGTTTAAAAACTTTCTTGTATGCTTTCTTCAGAGTGTCGTAGGCATAGTAATTGGCCGCAGCATAGGGTACAACTCCTATAAGACTAGCTGCAAGCCCACTGTAAAGTTCTGCAGGACCCTCTTCTCGGATTATTTTCAAGAATGCATGAAGCAGACCATCGTAAACATCTCTCTGCAAATCATTAATCAAGTTTaaatttttcctttcattttcatGCTGAGACTCTTATATGGGAAAGAAAGCAAAcatttttgaatcttttttatgCACATACCTGGACTGTTAGTCGAGTCTTGACTAATTCAAGAGGATATGTACATATGGTTGAAGTCACTCCAGCACAGGCACCTGCAATCAATGATGCAGGAATTGGGAATTTGGACTCTTCCCCAGGCTTTGGAGATAGGTTCTTGTTCACTGTATCGAAAGTAAATAGCTGCAGGAACAGGTGAAAATATATTGAGATATACATAAAAAGTATCATGTAGATTTGATAACTGATAGATTTTTTATGCTTGTTATATCTAGCAGTAAGATTTTCCTACAGAAGATTAACAAGCAAAAGAGGATTTATTTTTGTGTGCAGATTGGGATAGTATCTTTGTCAGTTTCTTGTAAATCGAATCAGAGAAGGAAAGGTGAAGCAAATAAATGTTAAGTTTCTATAGCTAGGGAGTTTTAAAATGTGATTTCATGTTCAAACATTTTTTCATACTAAGTGGccaataataaaatgtaatgaaaTCAAATCCCATTTTCAATGAAGTCTAGACATAGGACTGGATTTCTAATCATTCAAATCCAATCTCTTCTATAATAAGGGATTCCAAAACAGAATTTGATTtctaaatcaaatcaaatcgtaattttcaaattcagaaacaCGATGTATGGGAATCAAAGTCCTTCGATTACAAGGGTTTGCTTGACTTccaaaaaaattgatttcacAAGTTCACATGCCGAAATTTGCGAAAATTAAGCTAAAGCATACTTGCACATTGACTTGCCTGAAGGATCATTTAGCAACATAAATTGAAGCAAATTAAGTCACAAAAATTGTTAGGGATTAAAAGGGTAAGGCAGATAAGAAATGCATCAGCATaaatacaaaactatttttcatgAAGATCACTCCAAAGAAAGAAACATGGCCAAGATTAAAACACGAAAAAGCACACCTAAAGTGTGAACTTGTCTCTAAAGTTCACAAGGGTGTATTTACCCGtgatttaatttaaagtaaatcGTAATCTCAACTCACCTAAACATCATGGTAAAAGACATACATTGTCCCTTTAGAGTAGCATTTTCAGTAAAGACTACACAAAAAAACTATggacaagaagaaaaaatattggagCGAACAGTTGAAGGCATATACTGTCATGAAAAGAAATGGTTACACACAGTTTCAATGGATAGATCTCTCGATGAAAACATTTAAAGGTGGTCTAGCACACAAGCCTCCTAAGAGGAGAGGTTCTTCTGCGAAAAAACCAACTGCACCTGAATTACAAAACATTGAAATTTacaacagaaaagaaaaagacttgAGGGATAAAGTGACATAAACCACCTATTAACATGTGTTCTATACTTGCATTTTTTGTTCAATCATGACCTTTACAACTGTGTATCATAGTTAATCAGCATATACCTAATAATCCCCGCACTCAATTTCTCtctcaatataaaaattatgcaTCAAATTGATATATGGGGCCCTTGAAAGGGTTGAAAGAgctagaaaatgaaacatttctGAACCATAAAAGGGTTTAAAACAACTAATTTGTTAATTCCTGGAAACTCCTTCTGAAACAACAAAAAGTTCTGAATACAGAGCTGTTTGTGTCCATGTCCTTAAAACAAACTTCAAAATGCataccctaaacccaaaactcAAGAAACCTCTCATCAAATTTATCAGACCATACACTTCCAATACTCCGGATTCAAGGATCTTGTAAACACTCCTTTTTACACAGACCATTACACCAGCTGAAAATCCGATCCATGGTATAATCAAATACACAAACcaagaaaaaagtaattaaaatgaacaaaaaccaATGATAAAAATAGCAGATAGGCCCTCTTCTCAGTACAGGACAATTATACAAAACGACATCAATCGAGTAATacaagaaagagagaaaaacaagCAAAACATCAAACATCATGCAGTGATAAATGTTAGAAGACGCAGGAGAAGCTGTATACATTACCTCAATGGCTTTGCTAGGCGCAACCCGAATGACATTAACAAAATTACCCCTAAACAAGCCCTTCCAGCCATCAGTTTTCACGATATTATGGAACACCTCAGTGGTGGAATGGTCACTATTCCCCACCATCATAAGAGTTCTTATAGTCTCCAAAGGTGCCACAGCAGTGCGAGACACAGCCCCAGCTATTGCCCCACTAAACAACCTTCTCAGTGAAGGGCTTTTTATCTTAAGCCTCAATGAAAAACcaccctttcttttctttccatcaACCCTTTCTTCAACAACCTCATCTTTTCCCTGGTACTTGATGAACAGTTCATTGAAGGGAAGTTTTGTGTCACCATTGTCGCGCGAATCAGAAGGCTCACTCGGTTGCACACCAACCCCCACTCCCATCTGACTAACACTGGCAAACAAGCCTCCGAATTGGTAGCACCTATCTTCGGATTGAAACCCCAAGCAACCGACAGAGAAAAACCCATCACTTTTCTCATCAAACACTTGGATTTTCCTCCTACCCATCAAGGGCACTTGTGATTTGTTACAAAggttacttttttctttctggTAGGGGTCCATGGTGACTGTCACTCGCAGTCAAGGTTTCATGGAGACTGTGAAATTGTCATTCTAAGACAGAATCGAAAGAAGAAGGTTGATATGAAAAGTGGGAATATGAATGAAGATGTTATTGTGTAGCGTGTTGCTTCTTCTCTACTTGGAACTGAATATCACGATTTAAAATTTGTGTTCgctttttgttttgttcaatGCTGTTGTCTCTTCGAGGGTGAGAAGTTAAGTATTTTTGCTCTTTTTTAGTTGCGTTGTCGTGGCACCGAATCTTAAACATCGGTTTTGTACATTTACATCaacatattcatatatacaGGTAACATAGTAATATACGtcatagaaaaagaaaaagaaaacatcgTAATATACGAATATATTCATACAAAATCCTTtagttaaaagaaataattatattttttttaatatttcatttttctaatataatcttctatttattaaaaagcATATCACGGATTCCACTTACTTCAACCTCCTTGATGATTGATCAATAGCATAGAATGGAATGTTACCCCAAAAAGAAAGCATAGAATGGAATGtgttgtaaattttaaattataaaaatagaatatattgaCAGAAATGTAttaggaaaatatataaaaaaatatgttgataaTATTCATACtacattaataatgaaaatgtttaaaaatcataatattgtGTGCTGTGCTGTGTCCCTTATCTACTTGGAACAGAAggagttttactaaaaatatcaCAATCTAAATtcgtttttttataatttaattactgTTTTGTTTAGTGCAGGTGGCTCTTGGTGGTTTGAGATGTTAGGTAAAGTTGCTCCTTTTTAAATCTTGCGTTGCTCTCCGACCTAATCCCAATCGGCTAAacctaaatattatatatttgcaGAAAGGGATATGCTTGTAATATAGTTTCCTTACACATAcacattcaaataaaaatataatatcaatttttttatcattcgttaaaatttattgaatactataaaattatggatattctttattatattgtatttcttcaattttttataatatatattaaagtttaaagagtatgttattaatatttttattgaataaaaaatgtgtttaaaaacATCTCAATTTGTTAAAGGAGATTTGATTTTGAcgttttttgactttttttcttcttatcttttttcCGCGTCAGGACCTTTGCATTTATCATAGCAAACTGTATTCTTTTATCATTTAGCTTGTCTTTATATATCCAcctgtattattttatttttcactacaattttatatttattgaaaatctcATTCTTCTTACTACTAAAACAATCTCTCATTTGTAACGCTTCTTTATCTAAAATTCttctacaattattttaatttttaagcatgaataaataaattataaattccCTCGAAgagtaaataaaagtttaatgatTGATTGGTTAcctgaaataaataattttccaaatatagGTTGAAtgcttttttcttattttatagtccttgaaatttgaaaaataaatagttcaCAAAATtcgtaattataaattattttggtctttctcaatttgatttctaattcaatattttttataatttgtttcgGTACACCTAATCAGTTTTATATCACTTAAGAGTCGAGATCAAGTATGGCTTAGatacttctttatttttccaTCCTCTGATACatattttaagaacaaaattgtgATAGAGTTTCACACTCCAAAATAGAATATACCTTAGGAACGTGGTAATTATTTCTAACGATGCTGCCAGACGGACTTGAATCGAGTTGAAACACTATTTATCATAGTTTACATTTTGAGTCTTTAACCTTATTAACCTTAGAACGGTGcctgtaataaaaaatataaaattaaagactaaatatataagtgtaataatattaaatttaagaatatatttaaGTGAGTCTACCTACAAgtaatttcaagaaaataaaaatgagaaacttTTTCTTAgtttatatgaatttaaaagtaaaatttttagACCTTCATGAAATATTtcctacaaattaatttatgcataaaataatttattttatcaaaaaatattttaatattttaacttttcttccTATTGTAAATACTTTTGGagaatgattttaaatttgtcttgaattgattaattgttataatttaaaatattattttaaaaatacattactcccattttttttaatactagaATTTTTATTGATGGGTtcattttataacaaataacgatactttattttataattcctTCTTTGTTTTCTCTCTAAAAATTAAGTGGTTCTTATCACTATTTACCTCCTACCAGTCACATTCCAAGTCAATGAGCAAAGGGATTCTTGATGCTAGACACCATTTAGATATTGTCGAGTGCTTATTTCACAATGAACTTAGTAGATTGAGGTGGTAGGCACTCTAGGTACCATTAGAGCTCTAGTGAAATTAGTGTCGAACATATGTAAGGTAGTGATGGGGGCGCTAAGGGATGCTTTGATTTCAAGTTTTGGAATTTAATAGTAATGATTGTTTATGAGTTATGAATATTATCTTGAATGTAATATAGTATGGATGTAATACTAAAAGTGTAAGTATTAAGTATGAGTTTCAAGAGTAAGTCATCATAACTCTAATAAACTCATGTACTCATATAGAGAACGAAGTTTAAGTGGTGAGactaaatgaatttaaaatataactattttggTAAACTATAGATAATTTACTTTGTCATAAATGTGAACCAAGTGAGCCACAACATTGTTTCGCTTGAATTCCTTTTAGAAAATCTTATGAAGGTGCTTGAAGTGCATTTCTCTAAGTCTCAAATGTACTTCTCTTAATACTTGTTATTTCAAAAATTGAGTCCAAATAATGTTTATTCAGGATTAAAGATTTGGAAGACCTAAAACAAACTTCACAATgtagtcttttatttaaaatttattttcaagcttttctttaTACAAGATTATCTATtgaattgttataattaattttatttaatatttctctttcaatagataataatactaatttatttaatatcggTTGAgacattattaattttaaatgaatttttattatgtttaaatttaaaaaactatttctaTTTGAAGCCATAACTAATACTTGAATTGttaacaatatttttagtttatatatacatttaaaaaataatttattattttatataattaaaattatcaattaatttattattttctgaacatataatttttgttaaaatatttaattataaaaataaatcaaatacttCGAAATCcaacaaattaaaatagaaaaccaAAGAGAGATACGAAACAGAAAATTATGAATGTCGAgttaaagatatatatatatatatatatatatatatatatatatatatatatatatatatatatatatatatatattagcgaATTACATAGTTGATTAATTTGAGAACCAGAACTTAAGAAAATGAATTAATGACGTACGCGTGTTCATCCCATTTGCTTTGAAGTGAACGCCTTGTTGCTTTCCATTGcagatatcaaatactttgggAAAAAGGATATTCTTGGTTGCGTTGCGTTACACAATTACTGCATTGCATAAAATAGTTGCTTTGCTTAAGATGATTTTTtactcaaattaaaaaatattatactttttattttaacgtAATTTCAGATCAGTTTTAACAgtgacaaataaaaaacaaatatttcttaaaaaattgacTATTACATACTAAAGAAAGCAAACTCTAGGTAATTGCGGTTCTCAaatgaaaacacaaaaaaaaaaatagaaaacttacttttattttaaaatatattttctctcaCAGGAAAAACTAACACATATAGTCTAACCAGATATGGAAGTAACACTTTTCTTAATCCAAAACATTATATGGTATTAATCTCTAACACTTGTACTAAATGGAACTTAAACCTCACTTATATTCTCACCAATGCATATCTAACAGACGTTGTATAGCATAAATGTAGTAGGGCGTCACACTCTGATTTCTCAGTAAAAAAAGACGGCATTATCATTGATTCACGCGACTATACAATGATCACAAACATCATGGTTTTTAATGTCTCTTATCGTCATCTCCTGTACAACAAGTCTACCACTAAAACAGAGTCAAATGGGATGTGCTACACGAGGGAAAACTCAGCCACATAAAATCCCACAAACTTCATCTACAACCCTCATGTCATATCATACTTATCATATTTCGTAAAGTAATTGTTTTAACGCAAAAACATCTTCTGATAAATATGAAACAAACCTTACTCCATGGTTATAAATACTGAGAGCTACCACACGGgattaaatgaaaaaacattAAGCAAAATTAATCCTTGCTAGCTTCAGCACCATCTTCTCCATTCCCAAACCATGATGAAGCTCTTCTCCTTTGTAATATTGTTAAGCCTTTTTCTCAAACAGGTGAGCCTAGTTATTGGAGACGTTGGCACTGCTGCATCTTATGGACCACCTTACATACGTGAGTCATTTTCTCCGTTCTATATGACTTATATATGAATCTATATTACTTACATGCATGCTTCCGAAACAATACAACAGTGGAAAAACAAGGCACAAGAGGTATCATAGTAAAACAAAATGATGGTAATTGTTtggttgatgttgttgttgcaTGTTTGTTTGGGCATGCAGCTACTGCTTGCGGTGGAAACAGGGCAGGGCAATTTCCTCCTGGAAATCTATTTGTGGCTGTGAATGAAGGGTTATGGGATAATGGAGCAGCGTGTGGAAGGAGATACAGAATAAGGTGTGTGAGTGGAAACAATAAACCATGCAAAGGTGGTAGCATCGATGTCAAAGTCGTAGATTCTTGTTCTGCCTCACCTTGTCCCAACAGTCTCCTCATGTCAAATGATGCTTTTGCAGCTATTTCACGCTTCCCTCATGCAAAAATCAACATTGAATATACCCAGTAAGTAACTCTCTCTATCTTTTCTTAACTTTCACTTTTCCCCGCACAATCTTCTTTTACTCGCAACAGGTTTAcgtaaaagaaaacatgattatATAGTTAATGCTGTTCATACAGGATATGACTTTACAGTTGCAGTGCACTACTCATAAACAAACATCGTCAAGGACAAGGAATATGAGCTGCTGATTTTGCTGAAGAAATTCTCAGAGCAGAATGCGATGCCATACAAAATTGTGCTGTGCTATAAAAGTTTATGTActtcaaataattaacattatgaACAGTAGCGTTAGTTAGTAAACGGTTAGTGTTCTTTACTAAGCAAGATTTTAGTTGTTGGAGCCAAAGCATTGATCTAATGAAACGCGATTTACCTGAACTTTTTGTTTGGGTGATAAATTATTGTAAGTACTAAGTCATGTTACTGAAATAGCATATCTACTAACGATTAATGAACATGGTGTTCTTGTTTCTGGATCTACCATGCAAATGCGTCACAAGAATCTAAATTGGAGAACCGTTATCTAAACTAGTGAATCGTTAGGTTTATAAAGGAGATTTCACCAGGGAGAACAAACCCCAACGAGACTTGAGTCCAACCACACAAGATATTGACaccatttttaactttaaatcttaagacaatggatTTATGGATCTTTACACCAGTATAATGTTCTACTTTCTTATTTCTAAACCATGTGTAGACTCATTCTTAAATCCTTAACAAGAACCGATGCGTAATGAGACAATAAAATAACTTGAAGCTTCGTTCCCAAGATTAATGAACATGGTTTTCTTGAATGTCATTTTTTTACCAGTCTGATAAGTGGCGCATAAAGAATTCAATAGCAATGAGGACAACGTGGTTAAGATGGCATGTACAGAAGAAGGTTaagggaaaaacaaaaacacttagcagaatatttatgatttttgtttcgtgaaaaaaaaaatgagaaagaattAAGGGAAATCCATGATAAATAGTATCTATAAGTATTTAATCTTGAAATGAATGGAATAGCATTGTCTGATACATACGAGAGATCTTAAAGTGATTGTGTACGTACAGAgtcaaataagtaaaaaaatggCAATAATCCGTGAGAGTGCTAGTTAATCATGACATAACAACCATGGATAGAaaaagaatttcaatttttcaattcaaatgaCATacttcatcactgttttctttcgCTTTTTAAGATAACGAAAAACGTTTTGACTGAGTACTGTAAACAGGATTATCTACTTATGAAGGATTAGAATAAATCAATTGAattggactttttttttttttttatggatgatGATTAAATGGTTCACAGTTTTCTTTTGAAACGTTTTttaagatttcttttttttttttgaaaatgacagtttaaaagtaaaaaatatttgaaacaaaaaattaaaaacacaaaaataaataaaaagacaagTGAATAAGAAATAAAAGTGCCTTCTGAGTCCTTAATTGAAAatgataagattttttttattgatatgataaaagataaaggTAAGTTTGAATATTGTTAtatcttctattttattatctaataaatgtCTACTTAAACTAGAAGTTTGATGACTCATGATGTATAATATATgggtttaattacttttttgacTGTGTTTTGttccaaaaatattaaattggtcttccaatcttgttaaattttaatttgattttgatttttaaaaaattaatgcaatttgaTCCTTTATGTTATATTTCTTGAAACGGACTAAGAATTTTttcatcatcaaaattgaagttgttaataagGATGATTTATTCTATTAGTGTAATTAACACAATTATAgtgtcaattttgataaaaaaaaaaatcattgatttgcttcaaaaaatttaataaaaagaattaaattacatcaatttttaaaaagtagaacaaaaaaagtaaatgaaCTTAATGtctcatattatttttttttacaggaTATACAAATCAAGAAGATGATTAATAGatagaaaataatacataaatttattattttaaagttttgaatcgAAAATAATGTCTTAATCTCTTATATAAATTTGCTAGAAATACCAAATTTTTCTAATGTCTTTTCTGAACCAAACATCCTATTAGTGGTATTAGAACATGTGTTTCTCCTCAATATTACAAGATAAATCATTCACCATGATATTATAGGATATTTTGTGAGTTATTTAATGAGAAAATATAATAGCACTGATATATAAATCTAACTTACACAAAGAATTAACATCACTTTTTACTAAAATGTTTaagataatgagtttatgaaattttttcgTGATGTTTATAATCTCTACTCATTATAAAAATTgggcttaattatcatttttgtcTCATAATTTGTTgggttggttcattttggtccccttattatttCTTGATTCAATAtggtcctctaattctttaaagaggttcaatttggtccttgcgTTAAGTCTATGTTAACAACGTCTtcgtacatgccacgtgtcattttgtgaaatttttaattttttttaatttttaatttttttaacttttaaaaaaaaataaaataaactgccacgtgtcactctATGGTTGTGACACAtgtcaatttgagatttttaattaaaaaaaataaatactgccacgtggcaagtcacaattgtgccacgtgtcaagctaacatttgttgttttcaatttagtccctctatttacaattttgattcaatttagtcccccaattttttaaaatgattcaattttgtcctctccaatttgagaccaaattaataattaagcttaattacaatttatatattcatgttaaaataattttttaccatttatacatcaaatcactccctaaatacttatgttatttcatttcttacatttttcacttgtaattttttactcttgaaattttctacctatgtgaaaaaaaaaattgaatagttATATAGAGtaattttatctataaatatgataaaaattattttaacatgtatatataagttgtaattaagcttaattactaatttggtatcaaattagaaaggacaaaattgaataattttaaaaatttggaggactaaattgaatcaaaattgtaaatagagggactaaattgaaaacaaccaatgttagcttgacacgtggaaCAATCGTGACCTGCCACGTGgcagtatttattttttaaaataaaaaatctcaaattgacacgtgtcataaccataaagtgacatgtggcagtttaatttttttaaaaaaaataaaaaataaaaaaaataaaaaaaaattgaaaattccacaaaatgacacgtgacatgtaaGGAGACGGTGTTAACGTAGActtagggaccaaattgaacctctttaaagaattagaggaccaaattgaatcaaaaaataataaggggaccaaaatgaaccaacccAACAAATTAGGAGACCAAACtaataattaagcctaaaaattgagaaaaaacaaaatatgctAGAACATAATCACAGGATTTGACTCGGCTGGGTGCAATATATGTAGTAGTTGGAATGGAAGTGAATTAATGAGAATATGGAATGGATTTAGAAGTGGTGAAGATAAAGGTTAATTAGAGTTGTGGAGTAGGTGAAGCCCACAATAATGTTGAGTTGAAGTACATAGAAGAAGAAAGTGGTGGAGAGGGAACTCATCAACTTACTCATCACCTGAGT
Encoded here:
- the LOC114164476 gene encoding EG45-like domain containing protein 2 isoform X2 — protein: MMKLFSFVILLSLFLKQVSLVIGDVGTAASYGPPYIPTACGGNRAGQFPPGNLFVAVNEGLWDNGAACGRRYRIRCVSGNNKPCKGGSIDVKVVDSCSASPCPNSLLMSNDAFAAISRFPHAKINIEYTH
- the LOC114164476 gene encoding EG45-like domain containing protein 2 isoform X1, whose product is MMKLFSFVILLSLFLKQVSLVIGDVGTAASYGPPYIPTACGGNRAGQFPPGNLFVAVNEGLWDNGAACGRRYRIRCVSGNNKPCKGGSIDVKVVDSCSASPCPNSLLMSNDAFAAISRFPHAKINIEYTQI
- the LOC114164510 gene encoding adenine nucleotide transporter BT1, chloroplastic/mitochondrial-like, which codes for MDPYQKEKSNLCNKSQVPLMGRRKIQVFDEKSDGFFSVGCLGFQSEDRCYQFGGLFASVSQMGVGVGVQPSEPSDSRDNGDTKLPFNELFIKYQGKDEVVEERVDGKKRKGGFSLRLKIKSPSLRRLFSGAIAGAVSRTAVAPLETIRTLMMVGNSDHSTTEVFHNIVKTDGWKGLFRGNFVNVIRVAPSKAIELFTFDTVNKNLSPKPGEESKFPIPASLIAGACAGVTSTICTYPLELVKTRLTVQRDVYDGLLHAFLKIIREEGPAELYSGLAASLIGVVPYAAANYYAYDTLKKAYKKVFKQEKVGNIETLLIGSVAGAISSSSTFPMEVARKQMQLGTLSGRQVYKNVFHALACILEQEGIQGLYRGLVPSCMKLIPAAGISFMCYEACKRIFLEDDEED